Proteins found in one Cyprinus carpio isolate SPL01 chromosome B10, ASM1834038v1, whole genome shotgun sequence genomic segment:
- the ppm1e gene encoding protein phosphatase 1E has protein sequence MAGSANEEKTFKRFLELFLREMRPPLQEDVPLPMRPLTDLISEDEVEGECLDLCLQHLCKYNCPFSLAAALARATADSILQSDLSMYYLNKSVEDGTDTLPQIDSVKLARLVFNKLCETCCHWLKEFPYRRRHLPYYETSIHAIKNMRRKMEDKHVVIPDFNTLFNLQDQEEQAFYAVFDGHGGVDAAIYAANHLHVNLVRQEMFSQDPGEALCHCFKLTDERFIQKASREKLRCGTTGVVTFLRGRTLYVAWLGDSQVMMVKRGQPVELMKPHKPDREDEKKRIEALGGCVIWFGTWRVNGSLSVSRAIGDSEHKPYICGDADHTTFNLDGSEDYLILACDGFYDTVNPEEAVRVVSDHLQENNGDTAMVAHKLVASARDAGSSDNITVIVVFLRDPRLPPPSDEPEEEPVEDAEEEKEEVESLQSELVCQDGGAENGGKNRGGWPLQQCSAPADLAYEDRMDSFTDRTSLSIMGPDLRAETGCFRLPASSSLPPMRTVMPDLISPYGGGGAAWRPYSEDGPSGYRQKPQPKPRVPSYTQTTSDGQLLEVAALFPQEGRRKRRLEVMPLRRESQRLIRRARESHGPLSCFPSVPYPLRSPERKPGIAFPHVTHSKRV, from the exons TAATTGCCCTTTTTCCTTGGCTGCAGCCCTGGCCCGTGCTACAGCAGACAGTATCCTGCAAAGCGATCTCTCCATGTACTATCTCAACAAGAGTGTGGAGGATGGCACAGACACGCTGCCTC AGATCGATTCGGTGAAGCTGGCCCGGCTGGTCTTTAATAAGCTATGCGAGACGTGCTGTCATTGGCTAAAGGAGTTCCCGTATCGCCGCCGCCACTTGCCGTACTACGAGACCTCCATCCACGCTATTAAAAACATGCGTCGAAAGATGGAAGACAAACACGTCGTCATTCCTGACTTCAACACACTTTTCAATCTACAG GATCAGGAAGAGCAGGCTTTTTACGCTGTGTTTGATGGTCATGGCGGGGTGGATGCTGCCATCTACGCCGCCAATCACCTGCATGTAAACCTGGTCAGACAAGAAATGTTCAGTCAAGACCCTGGAGAGGCTCTGTGTCACTGCTTCAAACTGACAGATGAACGGTTCATACAGAAGGCATCACGTGAG AAGCTGCGCTGTGGCACCACAGGGGTCGTGACCTTTCTGAGGGGTCGCACACTGTACGTGGCCTGGCTGGGTGACTCACAGGTCATGATGGTGAAGAGAGGTCAACCAGTGGAGCTGATGAAACCACACAAACCAGACAGAGAG GATGAGAAAAAGAGGATTGAAGCTCTGGGTGGGTGTGTAATCTGGTTCGGCACATGGAGGGTGAACGGCAGCCTGTCCGTGTCAAGAGCCATCG GTGATTCAGAACACAAGCCCTATATCTGTGGAGACGCTGACCACACCACCTTCAACCTGGACGGCAGCGAGGACTACTTGATCCTGGCCTGCGACGGCTTCTACGACACAGTGAACCCAGAAGAAGCTGTGCGAGTTGTCAGCGACCACTTGCAGGAGAACAACGGGGACACCGCCATGGTGGCCCACAAGCTAGTAGCCTCGGCCCGAGACGCGGGGTCCAGCGACAATATCACGGTCATCGTGGTGTTCCTCAGGGACCCCCGTTTGCCCCCACCCTCAGATGAACCGGAGGAGGAGCCAGTGGAGGACGCAGAAGAGGAGAAAGAGGAAGTGGAGTCCTTGCAGAGTGAGCTGGTGTGTCAAGATGGAGGGGCAGAGAATGGAGGAAAGAACCGCGGCGGCTGGCCACTACAGCAGTGCTCGGCACCGGCCGACCTGGCCTATGAAGACCGCATGGATTCGTTTACGGACAGAACAAGTCTGAGCATCATGGGGCCGGACCTGCGTGCAGAGACTGGCTGCTTCAGGCTCCCAGCTTCATCCAGCCTCCCCCCGATGAGAACCGTCATGCCAGACCTCATATCCCCCTACGGGGGGGGCGGCGCGGCCTGGCGCCCCTACTCAGAGGACGGCCCCTCTGGGTACAGGCAAAAGCCGCAGCCTAAACCCAGAGTGCCCTCCTACACGCAGACCACCTCAGATGGACAATTGTTGGAGGTGGCTGCGCTCTTCCCTCAGGAGGGCCGGAGGAAGAGGCGGCTGGAAGTCATGCCGCTGAGGAGGGAATCACAGCGCCTGATCCGGAGGGCTAGAGAAAGTCACGGCCCTCTGAGCTGCTTCCCTAGCGTGCCCTATCCTCTCCGCTCTCCAGAGAGGAAGCCTGGGATAGCCTTTCCCCATGTAACCCACAGCAAAAGGGTCTAA